In one Bradyrhizobium sp. 4 genomic region, the following are encoded:
- a CDS encoding NEL-type E3 ubiquitin ligase domain-containing protein has translation MHTEQTQRSARIDSETSERGHRQSCLCGLTQAAAQWVEALRVATGPSPAQGQLESWVAEPGQGEQEDRREAVSRVRAWQEVADVHVPLNLASLALTTLPVLPPEMQGLSIMHNRLSSLSIEGQANLLWLDASNNLLTSLSDAFPAGLQDLNVSGNRVSRLPAAFPAGLRRLNLSNNRLTSLTDTLPATLQQLDASNNQVTDLPEALPAGLRRLNLSNNRLTSLTDTLPPTLQQLEASNNQVTSLPAAFPAGLRRLDLRNNQLTSLPETLPTQLGSECRVQLENNPLPERVLTNLASTLNSQDYAGPQIFFSVHDGAAQDQARPLCEAVAAWLPNEPNTAALWRAFAEEPGAKEYARFLDRLLDTVNSSNSEFRVGVADDLRQAAIRPGLRAQYFQSAIGASASCQDRITLAWNDMQTARLNADVEEGAYDGRLDKLVEQGRVMFRLGVLDGIARDKVSSLRFVDEIEVYLAYQVKLRDRLDLKHIAPAMRYFGVAHVDEHDLATAEAVVRSKEAAEFADYLATSWQPWDTVLRRIAPEAHAEMQDRLVDAMGEEFESRLTERLTDLHLNGDADAERQLGAKIRDEIAREINGALTRQVLGEHGLTLQPAAPTQVARGDGGRGRGS, from the coding sequence ATGCATACAGAACAGACCCAGCGAAGCGCCCGCATTGATTCCGAAACTTCCGAACGTGGGCACCGGCAAAGCTGCCTGTGCGGTCTTACTCAGGCTGCAGCACAGTGGGTCGAAGCCTTGAGGGTGGCCACCGGCCCTTCCCCGGCTCAAGGACAGCTGGAAAGCTGGGTCGCCGAACCGGGACAGGGCGAACAGGAGGATCGGCGAGAGGCAGTAAGCCGAGTGAGAGCCTGGCAGGAAGTGGCTGATGTACACGTGCCGCTGAATCTGGCATCTCTGGCGCTAACCACTTTGCCCGTCCTGCCGCCAGAGATGCAGGGGCTCTCTATCATGCACAATCGGCTGAGTAGTTTGTCGATCGAGGGCCAGGCCAACCTCCTCTGGCTCGACGCCAGCAACAACCTGCTGACCAGCCTGTCCGACGCTTTTCCGGCCGGACTTCAAGATCTTAATGTCAGCGGCAACCGGGTGAGCCGCCTGCCTGCCGCCTTCCCGGCTGGGCTCCGTCGGCTCAACCTCAGCAACAATCGGTTGACCAGTCTGACCGATACCCTACCAGCAACGCTTCAGCAGCTCGACGCCAGCAACAACCAAGTGACCGATCTGCCCGAAGCCTTGCCAGCTGGGCTCCGTCGGCTCAACCTCAGCAACAATCGGCTGACCAGTCTGACCGATACCCTGCCACCAACGCTTCAGCAGCTCGAGGCCAGCAACAACCAAGTGACCAGTCTGCCTGCCGCCTTCCCGGCTGGGCTCCGTCGGCTCGACCTCAGGAACAACCAACTGACCAGCCTGCCCGAGACGTTGCCGACGCAGCTCGGCTCGGAATGCCGCGTTCAGCTAGAAAATAATCCGCTGCCGGAGCGGGTGCTAACGAACTTGGCGTCAACCTTGAATAGCCAGGACTATGCCGGACCGCAGATCTTCTTCTCGGTGCATGACGGGGCGGCGCAAGATCAAGCGCGGCCTCTGTGCGAGGCGGTCGCGGCTTGGCTCCCAAACGAACCGAACACAGCAGCGCTCTGGCGAGCCTTCGCAGAAGAGCCGGGTGCTAAAGAATACGCTCGCTTCCTCGATAGGCTACTGGACACGGTGAACTCTAGCAATTCCGAGTTCCGGGTGGGAGTGGCAGACGATCTGCGGCAGGCGGCGATCAGGCCGGGATTGCGCGCCCAGTACTTCCAGTCGGCCATTGGAGCAAGCGCGAGCTGCCAGGATCGCATCACTTTGGCTTGGAACGACATGCAGACCGCACGGCTGAACGCTGATGTCGAGGAGGGAGCCTACGACGGGCGCCTCGACAAGCTCGTCGAACAAGGCCGGGTCATGTTCCGTTTGGGCGTGCTGGACGGGATAGCCCGAGACAAGGTCAGCTCGCTCCGGTTCGTCGACGAGATCGAGGTCTATCTCGCATATCAAGTCAAACTGCGCGACCGGCTGGACCTGAAGCACATCGCCCCAGCCATGCGCTACTTCGGTGTGGCTCACGTGGACGAACATGACCTTGCCACCGCCGAGGCCGTCGTGCGAAGCAAGGAGGCGGCGGAATTCGCCGACTATCTGGCAACGAGCTGGCAACCCTGGGACACGGTGCTGCGCCGCATCGCGCCCGAAGCTCATGCAGAGATGCAGGATCGGCTCGTCGATGCGATGGGTGAGGAGTTCGAGAGCCGACTGACGGAACGGCTCACTGATCTTCATCTGAACGGCGACGCTGACGCCGAGCGGCAGCTCGGGGCCAAGATCCGCGACGAGATCGCCCGCGAGATCAATGGCGCGCTGACGCGCCAAGTTCTCGGGGAACACGGCCTCACGCTGCAGCCGGCCGCGCCAACGCAGGTCGCGAGGGGAGACGGCGGGCGCGGTCGGGGATCGTAG
- a CDS encoding DUF1134 domain-containing protein, with amino-acid sequence MTFASRLAAVALAAMVGWIIPASAQQQPPPDLPPPQRTQTPSTYGPDELVNAGHRFFGNVSRGLASIIEKAVSQWGLPNGYILGEEGSGAFVAGLRYGEGTLYTKNAGDLRVYWQGPSLGFDWGGDGARTMTLVYNLPATNAIYQRFAGLDGSAYIIGGFGMTALTANNIVLVPIRSGLGLRLGANIGYLKFTPRATWNPF; translated from the coding sequence ATGACTTTCGCATCACGCCTTGCCGCAGTCGCGCTTGCCGCGATGGTCGGGTGGATCATTCCGGCTTCCGCCCAGCAGCAGCCGCCGCCCGATTTGCCGCCGCCGCAGCGGACCCAGACGCCCAGCACCTATGGGCCGGACGAACTCGTGAACGCCGGCCACCGCTTCTTCGGCAACGTCTCGCGCGGTCTCGCCTCGATCATCGAGAAGGCGGTCAGCCAATGGGGCCTGCCCAACGGCTATATCCTCGGTGAGGAGGGCTCCGGCGCTTTCGTCGCCGGTCTGCGCTACGGCGAAGGCACGCTCTACACCAAGAACGCCGGCGACCTGCGCGTCTACTGGCAGGGTCCCTCGCTCGGCTTCGACTGGGGTGGCGACGGCGCGCGCACCATGACGCTGGTCTATAATCTGCCCGCCACCAACGCGATCTACCAGCGCTTCGCCGGCCTCGACGGCTCGGCCTACATCATCGGCGGCTTCGGCATGACGGCACTCACTGCCAACAACATCGTGCTGGTGCCGATCCGCTCGGGCCTCGGCCTGCGGCTGGGAGCCAATATCGGCTATTTGAAATTCACCCCGCGCGCGACCTGGAACCCGTTCTAA
- a CDS encoding 3'(2'),5'-bisphosphate nucleotidase CysQ has translation MQVKRIIDGAAASHLMEPLTALVVKAGEAILAVNRAAMRVDGKQDGSPVTEADLAADRIIADGLAQLAGEIPTLSEERTQLASPPFRDSFFLIDPLDGTKEFVAGRDEFTVNLALVTSGVPLLGIVSAPALGLLWRGIVGRGAERVRFDGATIRAAEPIHTRKLPPLGEPWIAAVSRSHGDPRTEAFIDHRPNAVRKTVGSAVKFGRIAEGSADIYPRFGPTCEWDVGAGYAVVTAAGGSVTDGKGGALRFGERHDGGFIIPEFIAWGDPQAARV, from the coding sequence ATGCAGGTGAAGCGGATCATCGACGGCGCGGCCGCCTCCCACCTGATGGAGCCGCTCACCGCGCTGGTGGTGAAGGCGGGCGAAGCCATCCTCGCGGTCAACCGCGCGGCGATGCGGGTCGACGGCAAGCAGGACGGCTCGCCGGTGACCGAGGCCGACCTTGCCGCCGACCGCATCATCGCGGACGGGCTGGCGCAGCTCGCGGGCGAGATCCCGACGCTCTCGGAAGAGCGGACCCAGCTCGCCTCGCCGCCGTTCCGCGACAGCTTCTTTCTGATCGATCCGCTGGACGGCACCAAGGAGTTCGTCGCCGGGCGCGACGAGTTCACCGTCAACCTTGCCCTGGTGACATCGGGCGTGCCGCTGCTGGGCATCGTCAGCGCGCCCGCACTCGGGCTGCTCTGGCGCGGCATCGTCGGCCGCGGCGCCGAGCGCGTCAGGTTCGACGGCGCGACGATCCGCGCTGCCGAGCCGATCCATACCCGCAAGTTGCCGCCCCTGGGCGAGCCATGGATCGCCGCGGTGAGCCGCTCGCATGGAGATCCCAGAACCGAGGCCTTCATCGATCACCGCCCCAACGCCGTCAGAAAGACGGTCGGCTCGGCCGTGAAATTCGGCCGGATCGCGGAAGGCAGTGCCGACATCTATCCCCGCTTCGGGCCTACTTGTGAATGGGACGTCGGGGCGGGCTACGCGGTCGTGACCGCAGCCGGCGGCAGCGTAACCGACGGCAAGGGCGGCGCGCTCCGCTTCGGCGAGCGGCACGATGGCGGCTTCATCATCCCGGAGTTCATCGCCTGGGGTGACCCGCAGGCGGCAAGAGTCTGA
- a CDS encoding YHS domain-containing (seleno)protein, which yields MRPGIALIGLLVCMLSGIWILCAGVPAQAATTERIVVNRFSGVAIEGFDPVAYFVAGAAVQGTAEFEANLWGAVWRFRNEGNRASFLAHPEVYGPQFGGYDPVDIARGVTIAGNPRFFAIAAQRLYLFSREANRDGFAANPERFLYEVGKRWPALQDKLSQ from the coding sequence TTGCGCCCCGGAATTGCCTTGATCGGCCTTCTGGTCTGCATGCTGTCGGGCATTTGGATCCTCTGCGCAGGGGTGCCGGCGCAGGCGGCCACCACCGAGCGGATCGTCGTCAACCGCTTCAGCGGCGTGGCGATCGAGGGCTTCGACCCCGTGGCCTATTTCGTCGCTGGCGCGGCCGTGCAGGGAACGGCCGAATTCGAGGCGAACCTGTGGGGCGCAGTCTGGCGCTTTCGGAACGAGGGCAACCGAGCCTCTTTCCTGGCACATCCCGAGGTCTACGGGCCGCAGTTCGGCGGCTACGATCCGGTCGATATCGCCCGCGGGGTCACCATCGCCGGCAACCCCCGTTTCTTCGCGATCGCGGCGCAGCGGCTCTATCTGTTCAGCCGGGAAGCCAATCGCGACGGCTTCGCCGCCAACCCCGAGCGCTTTCTCTACGAGGTGGGCAAGCGCTGGCCGGCCCTCCAGGACAAGCTCAGCCAGTAG
- a CDS encoding histidine phosphotransferase family protein yields the protein MSDASSPATVAAPDALELAALLCSRVCHDLISPVGAIVNGLEVLDDDPKPDDREFALDLIRKSAKTASARLQFCRLAFGAAGSSGAQIDLGDAQTMARGHIEDGKCSITWNLPRILLPKNRVKLLLNMLVVSQHTIPRGGTLTIDPIGEGETMSFRITATGHNARLPQNISELLSGERGPAADAHAIQPYYTRLLAEACGLTVRLAHEGEAITIIAS from the coding sequence ATGTCTGACGCTTCGTCACCCGCTACCGTTGCCGCTCCAGATGCGCTCGAACTCGCTGCGCTGCTGTGCTCGCGGGTCTGCCACGATCTCATCAGCCCTGTCGGCGCCATCGTCAATGGGCTCGAAGTGCTCGACGACGATCCCAAGCCCGACGACCGCGAGTTCGCACTCGACCTGATTCGCAAGAGCGCGAAAACCGCCTCCGCTCGCCTCCAGTTCTGCCGTCTTGCCTTTGGTGCGGCCGGCTCGTCCGGCGCGCAGATCGATCTCGGCGATGCCCAGACCATGGCGCGCGGCCACATCGAGGACGGCAAGTGCTCGATCACCTGGAATCTGCCGCGGATCCTGCTGCCGAAGAATCGCGTCAAGCTGTTGCTCAACATGCTGGTCGTTTCGCAGCACACGATCCCGCGCGGCGGCACGCTGACGATCGATCCGATCGGCGAGGGCGAGACGATGAGCTTCCGCATCACCGCGACCGGACATAATGCGCGCCTGCCGCAGAACATCTCCGAGCTCCTGAGCGGCGAGCGCGGCCCGGCCGCGGATGCGCACGCGATCCAGCCTTATTATACGCGGCTGTTGGCAGAGGCCTGCGGGCTCACCGTGAGGCTCGCGCATGAAGGCGAGGCCATCACCATTATCGCGTCGTAG
- a CDS encoding Dabb family protein: MPGDRRDGLSVLAKIPHARRLELARKRKSDRLGNEIDVIVYGEFDDEVELEAYKAHELYQESIRQ; the protein is encoded by the coding sequence ATGCCGGGAGATCGGCGCGACGGCCTTTCCGTTCTCGCCAAAATCCCGCACGCACGCCGGCTTGAGCTCGCTCGCAAGCGCAAGAGTGACCGGCTTGGCAACGAAATTGACGTGATCGTCTACGGTGAATTCGACGACGAAGTCGAACTCGAAGCCTATAAAGCGCACGAGCTTTACCAGGAGTCGATCCGGCAGTAG
- a CDS encoding IS110 family transposase → MDADHPENGVVIPCRNTIRRDIENQVRSLIKEYGLLFPRAIGLRFRNQVCELLGKDHQLLGVIAPLLSIHEQICKQQSKFDDEVRQLAKSDETTRRLMTVPGVGVVTALTFRHTIDDPSRFRSASSVGAYLGLTPRRNQSGETDINGKISRWGDRLLRTYLYEAATVLLYRTKKWSSLKAWGMKLAKRIGMRKAKVAIVRKIALVLHCIWVDGTSFDWGQAKEASSDHVKFLVRSAGLAMSRWDGVVATSFIRLVAA, encoded by the coding sequence TTGGATGCCGATCACCCCGAAAACGGGGTCGTTATTCCATGCCGAAACACAATTCGTCGAGATATCGAGAACCAGGTCCGCAGTCTAATCAAAGAATACGGCTTGCTCTTCCCACGCGCGATCGGACTGCGGTTTCGCAATCAGGTCTGCGAGCTATTGGGCAAGGATCATCAGCTCCTCGGTGTGATCGCGCCGCTTCTGTCGATCCATGAGCAGATCTGCAAGCAGCAAAGCAAGTTCGACGACGAAGTCCGCCAATTGGCGAAGTCGGATGAGACGACGCGCCGCCTAATGACGGTTCCTGGTGTCGGCGTGGTGACCGCGTTGACCTTCCGCCATACGATCGACGACCCATCGCGCTTCCGATCGGCATCAAGCGTCGGCGCCTATTTGGGTCTTACGCCTCGACGCAACCAGTCTGGCGAAACTGACATCAATGGCAAGATATCACGATGGGGCGACCGTCTTCTCCGAACTTACCTGTACGAGGCGGCGACCGTCCTGCTTTATCGAACAAAGAAATGGTCCTCTCTCAAGGCTTGGGGCATGAAACTCGCCAAGCGGATTGGCATGCGAAAGGCAAAGGTCGCCATCGTGCGCAAAATCGCCCTCGTTCTTCACTGTATCTGGGTCGATGGCACATCTTTCGACTGGGGCCAGGCGAAGGAAGCCTCATCCGATCATGTAAAGTTCCTGGTCCGGTCTGCCGGACTGGCGATGTCCCGCTGGGACGGTGTTGTGGCGACCTCGTTCATTCGGCTGGTGGCGGCTTGA
- a CDS encoding response regulator: MRTCLVVDDSSVIRKVARRILEGLDFQILEAEDGEKALEACKRGLPDAVLLDWNMPVMDGYEFLGHLRRMPGGDQPKVVFCTTENDVAHIARALHAGANEYIMKPFDKDIVTAKFQEVGLI, from the coding sequence ATGCGAACTTGTCTCGTCGTTGATGATTCCAGCGTCATCCGCAAGGTTGCGCGCCGGATCCTGGAGGGCCTCGACTTCCAGATCCTCGAAGCCGAGGACGGTGAGAAGGCGCTGGAGGCCTGCAAGCGCGGCTTGCCCGATGCGGTCCTGCTCGACTGGAACATGCCGGTGATGGACGGCTACGAGTTCCTCGGCCATCTCCGGCGCATGCCTGGTGGCGACCAGCCCAAGGTCGTGTTCTGCACCACCGAGAACGACGTCGCGCATATCGCGCGCGCGCTGCACGCGGGCGCCAACGAGTACATCATGAAGCCTTTCGACAAGGACATCGTGACGGCGAAATTCCAGGAAGTCGGCCTTATCTGA
- a CDS encoding hybrid sensor histidine kinase/response regulator, with product MDDLLREFLTETSESLDTVDNQLVKFEQEPNNAKILDNIFRLVHTIKGTCGFLGLPRLEALAHAGETLMGKFRDGMPVTGQAVTVILSSIDRIKEILAGLEATEAEPEGTDRDLIDKLEAMVEQGMAAMSGSAQPMPAGAAAPVAEAPPLVPEAPAAVEAAPTSGVLADQSLERPLRPGEVSLDELERAFRETAIEVPAPVAKAEVKAEPQPAAEAPVAVAKDAAKEAKEVKAPKDKAAPKKSIADEGAGEGASIANQSIRVNVDTLEHLMTMVSELVLTRNQLLEISRRNEDTEFKVPLQRLSNVTAELQEGVMKTRMQPIGNAWQKLPRIVRDLSSELGKQIELEMHGADTELDRQVLDLIKDPLTHMVRNSADHGLETPAERLAGGKGEQGTIRLSAYHEGGHIIICIADNGRGLNTDRIKAKAISSGLVTEAELEKMSEAQIHKFIFAPGFSTAAAITSVSGRGVGMDVVRTNIDQIGGTIDIKSVAGEGSSVTIKIPLTLAIVSALIVEAAGDRFAIPQLSVVELVRARANSEHRIERIKDTAVLRLRNKLLPLIHLKKLLKIDDGAVSDPENGFIVVTQVGSQTFGIVVDGVFHTEEIVVKPMSTKLRHIDMFSGNTILGDGAVIMIIDPNGIAKALGAAGSSAHDMNNENGTHSIGSGEQTTSLLVFRAGSSQPKAVPLGLVTRLEELPADKIEFSNGRYMVQYREQLMPLVAMESVTIASQGAQPILVFSDDGRSMGLVVDEIIDIVEERLNIEVGGSSSGILGSAVIKGQATEVIDVGHFLPMAFSDWFTRKEMKPSLHSQSVLLVDDSAFFRNMLAPVLKAAGYRVRTAPTAQEGLAALRAQTFDVVLTDIEMPDMNGFEFAETIRSDSNLGAMPIIGLSALVSPAAIERGRQAGFHDYVAKFDRPGLIAALKEQTAGAAGASELSRAAA from the coding sequence ATGGATGATCTGTTGCGGGAGTTTTTGACGGAAACCAGCGAGAGCCTGGACACCGTGGACAATCAGCTGGTGAAGTTCGAGCAGGAGCCGAACAACGCCAAGATCCTGGATAACATCTTCCGGCTGGTCCACACCATCAAGGGCACGTGCGGCTTCCTCGGATTGCCGCGGCTGGAAGCGCTGGCGCATGCCGGCGAGACGTTGATGGGCAAATTCCGTGACGGCATGCCGGTGACCGGGCAGGCGGTGACGGTGATCCTGTCCTCGATCGACCGCATCAAGGAAATTCTGGCCGGGCTGGAGGCGACCGAGGCCGAGCCCGAGGGCACCGACCGCGATCTCATCGACAAGCTGGAAGCGATGGTTGAGCAGGGCATGGCGGCAATGTCAGGCTCGGCGCAGCCGATGCCGGCCGGTGCTGCTGCTCCCGTGGCCGAAGCGCCGCCGCTGGTGCCGGAAGCGCCGGCTGCGGTGGAAGCCGCGCCGACCTCCGGCGTGCTGGCCGACCAGAGCCTGGAGCGTCCGCTGCGTCCGGGCGAAGTCTCGCTCGACGAGCTCGAGCGCGCCTTCCGCGAGACCGCGATCGAAGTCCCGGCCCCGGTTGCCAAAGCCGAAGTCAAGGCCGAGCCCCAGCCTGCCGCTGAAGCGCCAGTGGCTGTTGCCAAGGACGCTGCCAAGGAAGCCAAGGAAGTTAAGGCGCCCAAGGACAAGGCCGCGCCGAAGAAGTCGATCGCCGACGAGGGCGCCGGCGAGGGAGCCAGCATCGCCAACCAGTCGATCCGCGTCAACGTGGATACGCTGGAGCATCTGATGACCATGGTCTCCGAGCTGGTGCTGACCCGCAATCAGCTGTTGGAGATCTCCCGCCGCAACGAGGACACCGAGTTCAAGGTGCCGTTGCAGCGGCTGTCCAACGTCACCGCCGAGCTGCAGGAAGGCGTCATGAAGACGCGCATGCAGCCGATCGGCAATGCCTGGCAGAAGCTGCCCCGCATCGTTCGCGACCTCTCGAGCGAACTCGGCAAGCAGATCGAGCTGGAGATGCACGGCGCCGACACCGAGCTCGATCGCCAGGTGCTCGACCTGATCAAGGACCCGCTCACCCACATGGTGCGCAACTCCGCCGACCATGGCCTGGAGACCCCGGCCGAGCGTCTCGCCGGCGGCAAGGGCGAGCAGGGCACCATCCGCCTGTCCGCCTATCACGAGGGCGGCCACATCATCATCTGCATCGCCGACAACGGCCGCGGCCTGAACACCGACAGGATCAAGGCCAAGGCGATCTCCTCAGGTCTGGTCACCGAGGCCGAGCTCGAGAAGATGAGCGAAGCCCAGATCCACAAGTTCATCTTCGCGCCGGGCTTCTCCACCGCTGCCGCCATCACCTCGGTGTCGGGACGCGGCGTCGGCATGGACGTGGTGCGCACCAATATCGACCAGATCGGCGGCACCATCGACATCAAGTCGGTGGCCGGTGAAGGCTCCTCCGTCACCATCAAGATCCCGCTGACGCTGGCCATCGTCTCCGCGCTGATCGTGGAAGCCGCCGGCGACCGCTTTGCGATCCCGCAGCTCTCCGTGGTCGAGCTGGTGCGGGCCCGCGCCAACTCGGAGCACCGCATCGAGCGCATCAAGGACACCGCGGTGCTCAGGCTGCGCAACAAGCTGCTGCCGCTGATCCATCTCAAGAAGCTGCTCAAGATCGACGACGGCGCCGTCTCCGATCCCGAGAACGGCTTCATCGTGGTGACCCAGGTCGGCAGCCAGACCTTCGGCATCGTCGTCGACGGCGTGTTCCACACCGAAGAAATCGTGGTCAAGCCGATGTCGACGAAACTGCGTCACATCGACATGTTCTCGGGCAATACCATCCTGGGCGACGGCGCGGTCATCATGATCATCGACCCCAACGGCATTGCCAAGGCGCTCGGCGCCGCCGGCTCCTCGGCCCATGACATGAACAACGAGAACGGGACGCACAGCATCGGAAGCGGCGAGCAGACCACCTCGCTGCTGGTGTTCCGCGCCGGCTCGTCCCAGCCCAAGGCGGTCCCGCTCGGGCTCGTCACGCGCCTGGAAGAGCTCCCGGCCGACAAGATCGAGTTCTCGAACGGTCGCTACATGGTGCAGTACCGCGAGCAGCTGATGCCGCTCGTCGCCATGGAGAGCGTCACCATCGCGAGCCAGGGCGCCCAGCCGATCCTGGTGTTCTCCGATGACGGCCGCTCCATGGGCCTCGTCGTCGACGAGATCATCGACATCGTCGAGGAACGGCTCAACATCGAGGTCGGCGGATCCTCCTCCGGCATTCTCGGCTCGGCCGTGATCAAGGGCCAGGCCACCGAAGTGATCGACGTCGGCCACTTCCTGCCGATGGCGTTCTCCGACTGGTTCACCCGCAAGGAGATGAAGCCGTCGCTGCACTCGCAATCGGTGTTGCTGGTCGACGACTCGGCGTTCTTCCGCAACATGCTGGCTCCGGTGCTCAAGGCCGCCGGCTACCGCGTCCGCACCGCGCCGACCGCGCAGGAGGGCCTGGCCGCGCTGCGCGCGCAGACCTTCGACGTGGTCCTGACCGACATCGAGATGCCCGACATGAACGGGTTCGAGTTTGCCGAGACCATCCGCTCCGACAGCAATCTGGGCGCGATGCCGATCATCGGGCTCTCCGCGCTGGTGTCGCCGGCGGCGATCGAGCGCGGCCGTCAGGCCGGCTTCCACGACTATGTCGCCAAGTTCGACCGTCCCGGTCTGATCGCGGCGCTGAAGGAACAGACCGCAGGCGCCGCCGGTGCCTCCGAGCTGAGCCGCGCAGCAGCGTAA
- a CDS encoding chemotaxis protein CheW, which yields MTKKTQSGEGAMVEYVTAMIGGQLFGLPISRVQDVFMPERVTRVPLSSREIAGVLNLRGRIVTVVDMRARLGLPKPEDGKIPMAVGVDLRGESYGLLIDQIGEVLRLAEDGMEENPVNLDPRMAKLAGGVHRLDGQLMVVLDVDRVLELAPEMMAA from the coding sequence ATGACCAAGAAGACCCAGTCCGGCGAAGGCGCCATGGTCGAATACGTCACCGCGATGATCGGCGGCCAGCTGTTCGGCCTGCCGATCTCCCGCGTCCAGGACGTGTTCATGCCCGAGCGCGTCACCCGCGTGCCGCTGTCCTCGCGCGAGATCGCGGGCGTGCTGAACCTGCGCGGCCGCATCGTCACCGTGGTCGACATGCGCGCCCGGCTCGGCCTGCCCAAGCCCGAGGACGGCAAGATCCCGATGGCGGTCGGCGTCGACCTGCGCGGTGAATCCTATGGCCTGTTGATCGACCAGATCGGCGAAGTGCTGCGGCTCGCCGAGGACGGCATGGAAGAAAACCCCGTCAATCTCGACCCCCGCATGGCCAAGCTCGCCGGCGGTGTCCACCGTCTCGACGGCCAGCTCATGGTCGTCCTCGACGTCGATCGCGTCCTCGAGCTCGCGCCCGAGATGATGGCGGCCTGA
- a CDS encoding chemotaxis response regulator protein-glutamate methylesterase, protein MSVAFAGNSTPGSSREAGPLRVMVVDDSVVIRGLISRWIGAEHDMEVAASLRTGLEAVNQIERINPDVAVLDIEMPELDGISALPQLLAKKRDLVIIMASTLTRRNAEISFKALSLGAADYIPKPESTREASAADIFHHDLIQKIRHLGARLRRKPAVASPPLAPAGPAPAARGPLVARPAASAAAPALHAPSSSSPLSTRPFSTQAPKVLLIGSSTGGPQALMALVAELGPVIDRVPVLITQHMPPTFTTILAEHLARTSRKPAAEAVDGEPVKQGRIYLAPGGKHMRVVRSGGDVAIALDDGPAVNFCKPAVDPLFTSAIDIWHGAILSVILTGMGSDGMRGGKDIVAAGGSVIAQDEASSVVWGMPGAAANAGICAAILPLNQIGARVNRLFAGDRS, encoded by the coding sequence ATGAGTGTTGCGTTCGCAGGTAATTCGACCCCGGGCTCGTCGCGGGAAGCCGGACCGTTGCGGGTGATGGTCGTCGATGACTCCGTCGTCATCCGTGGTCTGATCTCGCGCTGGATCGGTGCCGAGCATGACATGGAGGTCGCGGCGTCGCTGCGTACCGGGCTCGAGGCGGTCAACCAGATCGAACGCATCAACCCCGACGTTGCCGTGCTCGATATCGAAATGCCCGAGCTCGACGGTATCTCCGCGCTGCCGCAACTGCTGGCGAAGAAGCGCGATCTCGTCATCATCATGGCCTCGACGCTGACCCGCCGTAACGCGGAGATCAGTTTCAAGGCGCTGTCGCTCGGCGCGGCCGACTATATCCCGAAGCCGGAATCGACGCGCGAGGCGTCGGCTGCGGACATCTTCCATCACGACCTGATCCAGAAAATCCGCCACCTCGGTGCACGGCTGCGCCGCAAGCCCGCGGTTGCGAGCCCGCCGCTTGCGCCCGCGGGCCCGGCTCCGGCTGCACGTGGACCGCTTGTCGCGCGGCCTGCCGCGTCCGCGGCGGCTCCGGCCCTGCATGCGCCGTCGTCGTCCTCGCCGCTGTCCACGCGTCCGTTCTCGACCCAGGCACCGAAGGTGCTGCTGATCGGCTCATCGACCGGCGGTCCTCAGGCGCTGATGGCGCTCGTCGCCGAGCTCGGTCCCGTGATCGACCGCGTCCCGGTGCTGATCACCCAGCACATGCCGCCCACCTTCACCACCATTCTCGCGGAGCATCTGGCACGCACGAGCCGCAAGCCGGCAGCCGAAGCCGTCGACGGCGAGCCGGTGAAGCAGGGCCGCATCTATCTTGCGCCGGGCGGCAAGCACATGCGCGTCGTGCGTAGCGGCGGCGACGTGGCGATCGCGCTCGACGACGGTCCCGCCGTCAATTTCTGCAAGCCGGCGGTCGATCCGCTGTTCACTTCCGCCATCGACATCTGGCATGGCGCCATCCTCTCCGTGATCCTGACGGGCATGGGCTCGGACGGCATGCGCGGCGGCAAGGACATCGTCGCCGCCGGCGGCAGCGTGATCGCGCAGGACGAAGCCTCCAGCGTGGTCTGGGGCATGCCGGGCGCAGCGGCCAATGCCGGCATCTGCGCGGCGATCCTGCCGCTCAACCAGATCGGCGCCCGGGTCAATCGCCTGTTCGCGGGAGACCGCTCGTGA